TGAGATTACTAAAGTAGTCTTATTACCCAATATACCCCTGACTAATACAACAAAGATACAACCTTTTAAGTCATACATTTAGCGTTGAAACTGATTTATCAGTGAACCGTGTCTGAGAGTGCACAGGAAGTGTACATGCGATTTGACTGTGAACCCTGTGTCTGGTCCCTCAGGTCAGTCAGCCCAGGCCCCCTCCCAGAGAAGTGGCTCTGGTGCAGCCGCCAGCAGATCCGCCAACGGGCGTGGCGCCCCAAGACCGGACCCCGCCGCCCCCCAGCACGGCCCCGAAACGGACGGCAACCCGGCCCAGAAACTCAAgtacagaacccccccccccatttcactcgcaggaaaaaaataaaacgactTTGTTCTCCTTTCCTGTCCGCGTGGATGAAACTGCCACGTGAACCtttcctttaaccctttaagctgtgaggtcacaaatatgtaattagaatgttcttaattgaacagtcactactggtgactgaaagcagtggagttctagaacactgacttccaAAGCATTCCAAAAGACCTTCTCTTCAAAGGCTTAAGCAGTGTGCTAAACGTGGATTGTGATTGTCCTGTAGGAAGCTGAAGGAGGTTCATAAGAGGCTGAACGAGCTGAGGGAGCTGGTGCATTACTACGAGCAGACCTCCGACATGATGGTGGACACGGTCAACGAGAACGTCAAGGACGAGGAGACCGAGGACGACTCCATCTTCGAGCCCATGTTTGACTCCGAGCAGGAGAATCTGGAACCCGTCACAAATATAAGGTCAGTCCCTATAAAAACGCACGAGTACCGACGGGCAAGAGAAGTGAACTTGGCATCGCTGAAGGCAGTTTCCCAGAAAGACCTTGTGCAATCTGAGAAGCATCGGTGCTTTGAAATGGCtttgtgttcctctgtgtgtgcgcgtgcagcTAGCGTACGGCTAACACGTGCTGCACACAtggctgagtgagtgtgggAGGGCCTGGGATCAGAATGTGCACATGCCCAGCCCTGCGTTTGTTCTGCATCATAAAAGACCATTTTTCACCGTTCTGTCACCCCGCGccataagcatttttttttcttcccttcccAGAAACCCGCAGCGTCCGGGAAACTGGACGGACATGAACAGTCTGACCGGCGCCCACGGCAACGGTAACCAAGACGGGCGGCTGAACACCAACCGCGAGATTAACAACCGCTCGGCAGCCAACCTCAGGAGCTTCAATATCCCGTCCGCCATAGGTACCCCTGTCTGTGGACACTGTGCACACGCGTATATATCACATTAGACTGGATGATTTATTCTAATGCTTTGACTGTTCATTGCTTAAATGTTGAGCGGAGATGATGTACCATAAAAAGTTAGTGCGTTTGCGACTGAATTTAGGGTTTAGCACTCTTGGTCCATAAAAGGGGAAGTATTTTCCACAGCAAGCATAACGTTCAGGGACGATGCACACAGAATATAGTAATAGGACACAGGCATCTTAGTAACATACAGTGAAGAGGTCATAAAACCCTGGTGATATAAAACCCTTATATTGTCATTAGTGACCtctgctgcagtgtttgttAAGGAACCGTATTTCAGACGGTAGGAATGAACGCTTAGATGAGTCAGTTGACCGCAGTGGCGGGGATTTTGACACTTTGACACAGAGCGGCGGTACGACCGGGGGGGCCGCTCccgcgggggggcggaggccgAGAGCAGCGAGGAGGAGGGAGCGGAGAGCGAGGAGCGCCCCCGGGGGCAGAGGaggcccggggggggcgggagtgggAGCTCCGGGGACAGCcggaggagcagcagggaggaggaCCCGGAGTTCCTGCAGAAGGTGGAGCGGCTGCGCTCCGCCAAGGAGAAGCTCCGccacctgcagcagctggtcGCCATGGTGCAGGTGAGCCGGGGTCGCGACCTCTGAGCGCGCACGGCGCCATTTACTGGCGCACGGTAATCTCAGTATAAAATGAGCACTAGGAAGGCTAACGTTAGCCATATTACTGAATGTAGGGGAGCTTGGTGGTTCACATATCCCATGGTTGTGTGCCCATGTAATGTGGTTTGTGAAAATGGATCGGTGGTGTAGCCAGCGGTGGCTTGTTGACGGTGAGGAATTATGGGTATTTTCAGAGTGATGACACGGACGAGACCACGGCTAACGCCTCCAGCGTTGCCGAGGATGAGGACGGTGTGAACCAGCGGCCCAACAACACGAGAGCCGCTGGCTCCAAACCGCAGAAAGACCTGGCTCTGACGGAAAAAGAAAGGTACAAAACAATGCTGGCAGAAAAGGCCATTAAAGGTTATGTGATGTGTTTGTTGAATGTGATACGTGtgctgtatgtgatgtgtgtcctgtatataatgtgtgtgttgtatgtgatatgtgtgtgttgtatataatgcatgtgctgtatgtattgtgtgtgctgtatataatgggtgttgtgtgttttgtatgtaatgtgtgtgctgtatataatgggtgtgctgtatgtgatgTGCTCGGTGTATATAatgggtgttgtgtgttttgtatgtaatGCATGTACTGGGGACGCTCTGTACAGAGAGAAGTTCTATGAATCCAagctgaagcagcagcagcaggagctgaagcACCTGCACGACGAGCGCCAGCGTCTGATGGACATCAAGGGCGAGATCCAGGACCTGCACTGGGCGTGCTCCGACCTGCAGGTACGTCCCCCTGATCTGTCCCCTGGCCCTGTCCCCCAGCGCGTCACCGCGTCTGAACCCCGGCTCCTCCTGTCCTTCCCAGAATCCCGCGCCCACGAGCCAGGCCCCCGCCGCCACGTCCACTCCCGCCGCCAACGCCCGCGGAGCCGCTCTGAACCGCACCGTGGAgcccaccgccaccgccgcccccgACAACCAGgtacgccccccacccccacccacccagtgCCACTCATGACCCTGCGGCGAGGCACGTCTCTaaacccaccctccctccccccccctcacagctGTGGGCCGAGATGCACAGGCACCAGATCCTGCGGGAGCACCTCAGGCAGAGAAGGAAGCACCTCGAGTCTCTGATGGAGGAGCACCAGAGGCGCAGCGTCCTGAGCGAACCCCCCCAGGAGGAGCACCAGAGATGCAGTGTCCTCAGCGACCCCCCCCAGGAGGAGCACCACAGACGCCACGTCCTGAGCGACCCCCCCATGGAGGAGCACCAGAGACGCAGCGTCCTCAACGAACCCCCCCAGGAAGGCCCAGGGCCCACACAGCAGGCCCCCCAGCGCCCTGCCACCGATGAGAGGTCGGCCCCTGAGTCATTACCAATGCCTAATCGCACCTTACACCAGGACACTGGTCTCCGATGACAACAAGGGCTTCGGTTTCCTTTGATTGACCTCTCGGGTTGTCTCGGTCATGGGTTGTAGTTCTGCTGCGCTCTCTATCTCATAGAAGCCAGTGATCAACATTCACTTTGCATTTGGAAGACGAGTGGATGTGCATGCGCTTTATTTCATTGTATACGGGGCTGTGCACTTGCCCTTTAAATGATCATATTTCCTGAAAATGGACACTAAGACCTTCACCATAATATCACTGTTAAATTTAATATGCCTGGAGGCCTCCTGAAACATTTGGGTTTGGGTGAAAAGTATGCCGAGGACGTCACAATAATGTTGCGGAAAATTTAATGTTCCTTACCTTTAATAAGCTGGCTATTCttattgaaagcaaaataaGTTAATACACTGATGGAATGATTATtagatttaaaattttattaattgtttaatgaaaaagaaGTACTCCTGTACTGTGATGTACACAAAACAATCACTAACTAGTCCCTGCTCCTCATAAAATGCTGTTGTACAGCGAGAAATTATGACGCCCAAAAACTAACTGCTGATaggttagtgtgtgtatgacgGACAGCCTTTGAAATGCTCCTATAGGATGATGGCTGCATGGGGCGGGTCCTCACCGGGTATGCTTGATGAGTATGAAGATGACGTCATGATGGGGGTGGAGCCTgggctggaggaagaggaggaagcggACTCGAGCTCCAGTGAAGAACTTCCTTCGTACTCCAGCCGGAAGCGCAGGTCTCTCAGTACGAGGAAATCACAAGACCGGTATGTGTCTACCACACCTTCACCTAGTCATACACCACTACCACACCTTCACTTACAGGGGAATTTGTATTCTGCTACCACACATTCACTTTCAGGAGAACTCAACCGAAAAGTCCTCATTTTATACCGTATGCTCCGTCTTACTCTCAGAATAATtggtattttatatttcaaaaccGGCAAATCTGTCATCTGTctgaaaaacttatttttcatttgggtgaatgaattggaattggaattCAGAAGTGTAACGAGAACTCGTTTAtagctttctttgtttttcataagACACCATCACAGTGTTAAAGACCTGAAATGCAGCCTCCACTAGGTTTCCCCAATGCATGCATTCTCTGCTGGCTTTATACCTGACTTAATCCCTGGATGACATCATTGTTTAGGGTGGGGCTCTGTACACTTTCtttgtattatgtattatgtattatgtggCACCATAGAAATGAGGTGGACGCATTCCTCTTCTAGGCAAGGATCAACACGCTAATCCGTGATTCTATGGTTGCGTTTGCGCATTAAGTTTGTGCTGTTCTCGTTGGAAGAGCAGTCACGGGTGCTGTACAGTACGTACGAGCGAACGGTGTTTCCGCTGACCCCCCCAGGTCCCTGCAGACCTCGAACCCGCGCTCGGCGAGCAGGAGCGACCGGCCCTCCCCCAGGTCCCAGCAGGAGCAGCGGAGCATGAGCAGGAGCATGAGCAGGAGGCGCCAGGAGAACCCGCGCTGGGCCTCGGAGCTCTCCTTCCTGGAGGAGAAACAGCACTGGCAGGAGCAGATCGCGCGGCTGCAGAAGCAGCTGGACTTCAGCACCTCCGTGTGCCAGACGCTCATGCAGGACCAGCAGGTGCACTCCCCTACAGAGCAGAATTTAGaagaaactaaataaacaatCTATAAATATTCCATTTACCTTAAGAAATAAAGTCACAGAAATTTCATTTGGAGATTCCTGAATTACCAGTTATTAATATACTTGTTTCAagttaaacataatttttgttaCTAGTTTTCTTAGAAACTCATCATGTactactgaataaaaatgtgtctgtttaaTGCTTAAATGCCCACGCCCCAGCTGAACATGAGTTGTGCATCTTGAATTCTTGCAGCGTAGAATGTGTTTGAGCCTTCAGGCCTGAGTGTGCTTCTGAAAGGCCGTCTCTTTGCTTTTGATTTACTCTATGTACAGTAATGTCATTGGGGTTTTGAGTGTGTAAATAAGGGAGAGGCTAAATTCTCTCAGGCACTGTCCTGTTTCTGAACAgagtctctgtttctctctcagacacactgtcCTGTTTCTGAACGGCtgtctccgtttctctctcagacacactgtcCTGTTTCTGAACggctgtctctgtttctctctcaggcgCTGTCCTACATCCTCCCCTCGCTGATGACCGCCCCCTACAGTATGTTGCCGGGCAACGTCGGGTCTCCGCAGGTGCACGTCGTTATGCACCAGCTCAACCAGTGCTACGCGCAGTTGGCATGGCAACAGAGCAACGTTCAGAGGTGAAACGCCTTTTACGGGCTCCCGAAGGGCACCGTGGGTATTATACGGGTTTTTACGACCGGATGCTTATGTATTATAATATTTCCATCTTTGGCACAAATCAGATCTGCTCGGTACGAGGGGATAAAGTAACGGCGCGTGTTATTTACAGATTGAAACAGGTGCTGAACGATctgcagcggcagcagcagcagcaatcaCAGCCGGCGGAGCAAAGCACAAATCAGGAGCCCAGCCCCGCCTTCTCCCCcctcgcttccccccccccattaaataCCATCAACCTGCCGGGGCTCGGAAACTGCTCCTATCTGTCTCCTGGTATGTACCTCTGAGGAAGCGCTGCTTCAGTGTGAGAAAAGACTCAGCGACGATTCCAAAAAGTAGAGGGGacgggaaaaaaatgtatagaatACATCCATAAAATATCCACCCTTACCATTTTTTAGGATTTGTAAAgattacatatttattcttaCTATTACTGAAAAATGCTGAGTGCTGATGTCTTTGGAATTTTGTTACAGAATTATTTAATTCCATCTGTACATCTGTTTTTAACCCAAGGTAGAACACAGTCCATTTctatttaaccctttaatgtgcaaggtcacaaatatgtgattagaatgttcttaagctgaacattctgatgatgatgtcacagtcactaccggtaactgaaagcagtggagttgtAGAACgctgatttagaattttgaagaagcATTCCAAACGAgctgctcttcagagggttGGAACGGTAGCCTGCGTGCTTGTGAATTGACTGGTTCAGAGTGATGCTGCAGTTCCTGTGTGAGATGTTCCTGGCTGTGGCTGAGCCTGGTTGGCTCTGTCTCTAAACTGgcacatccctctctcctcagggTTCAGTTACAGCCCCCTGTTCCCCCCGGGCGTGGGGGAGTTCTACCAGAACCTCGGGGCCCAGGACAGCGGCTCGCCACGGCCGGGCGATCCCGGCGGCTCCGCCTCCGCCACGCCCGAGGGCGTCGGCTTCCCGCAGCCTTTCGAGAGCTGGTCCGCCGGCGGGGACAAGCGGTGCGAACCAcgtctgcacgcgctcagtaatGCGCACGTTACACCGCGTCAGTGCTAGCGCTGCTCGCTAGTACCCACACTGGCCAGATGCCCAAAGCGCCTGCGTTCCCATGGCCCCTGTGCTTCTCAGTTAAACAAGCGAAACGCTCGGTAGCGTCGCGCtaatgattgatttatttagttGGTTTTCTGGGCGCAGAGCACCTGCTCACCACCCCGAAGAACATCGATGCCTTTATTTCCCTCCTCTATAGACGGCGCTCGGTGCGTCTTCACACATTTAGGCCTCCGTTTCAGCTCTTTCCGTAATGAAAATGTCTCCGGCTTTGTGGCGCTGTGCGGATCTCCATCTGTTGCCGGTCTGTCCCCTCGGTGAATGTACTGCTGCGTCAGACTGCGCGGTGTTCAGGCTGCGGCAGGGCCACAGGGAGACATTCACAGCCAAGCTGTTCTGTCTGGCTGCGGTGTTAATCAAAATGTCACCGGCTCAGTTGAGTGCTTCTGTTCAGAACTCCTCGGGCTTTTCTCTGAAGAGTTACGCAGCGCAGCCTGTGACTAACATTAGCATTTTCATCTCATCTGAGAACttcaaacaaacttttttttccggAAAATTCTTAAGCATTTCGTAATTACTGGCAGGGAATGTGCTGAGCTCGGCTGTGCCAGGTCAGTTTCCTTTAAGAAAGATGACTTGTAAATGTGTGGTGTGTCCAACCAAAACACTTAGGCGATTGTGTACCCCCTGTATCCGTCCATAAACTGTAAAtgcacaggtcagaggtcagcgtGAAGGAGACTGGGAGAGTAAATGACTTCCTGTTTGACAGGAACAGGACGAAGACCGAAGGTGGTGGCTGTGCGGACCGCGCCGACGGCAGAGCGGGCACCGACCCGGCGCCCCCTGGCATGGCGGGCACCGGCGGGCAGACCCAGAGACCCGGCGCCCGGCCGCAGCCTCCCAGGGTCCTCGGCGGCAGACGGGTGGAGGAGGGGACGCTGGGGGGTGTGCCGGACCCCTCGGACCCTGCCACCGTCGCCAAAACCTTCAGGTCGAAGAAGGCCTCAGCACAGGCCCTGCTCGCCTCCAAAGACAAAACCTCCAAGGTCCTGAACAGGAAGAGGCGGGGCAAGGCCCTCGGCAGGAAGccaggtgtgtgatgtcatgtgccCTGACCTGGGGTGTCTAATCTTATtggaaaagggccagtgtgggtgcaggtttttattttagccccACACTaagacacccgattctactaattaactGGTCATGGTCTCCAATCAGGACCTtggtaagtagaatcaggtgtgttagtgctgggctgtaacaaacacctgcaccctCACTGGCCTTTTCCAGATaggattggacacccctgctacCAACCATTTGACTTCCACCTTCCAGTCAGATTTGTCTTTGACGAGACCAGTTGGCCAAAGTTTTACCAAAGTAGCAGTACAgtttaaagggttaatgagaGACATCAAAGGATGGTGAGGATGGCTGGAACACAGACAGATCTCTAACCTAGCGATACTCTGCAGAGTGCTCACCTGGCCTCTCTGACTGTAATGGACTGTTACTCTTTGCTCTGTGAAACGGAGCAGCTGAGGACTGTTCTCCAGGGTCCCTGTCGCTCGGCGATGGTAGTTACGGTTACGGTGTGCTGTTCCAGGTGTGGTAAGCGGCAGTGTGTCCAGTGCCAGTGACTACAGCAGGGGGAAGGGTCCTCAGAGCAGGGAGACGGAGCGTCCGGAGAGCATCCTGGACAAGCTCACAAAGGAGAAGCTGGGCAGCAAACCCACGGCCCAGAAGAGCAAGGAGCTCTCGTCCGGTGAGCTGCCAGGGCACGCGCTCCGCTCTGATAGGACGATCACGTGTAGGATTTAAAGAGCACAATTTCTTTTCCCTCACAAAACAGTCAAGTAGTCAAAAAAGAGGTCTGGGTTCTCTTCCAAATATATCAGTCACATTCTGTGTAGTCCATGGTGTTCACTTAGTCCTGCTGTAACTGGCCCTGACTTTTTCCCTGACTAATGTCCTAAAGCAAAGCAGTCTAAAAAACAGCAGATTAGCAGTCTCTGCTGTCATCTCTGTCCAGCGATTTAGGGAAATAGCAGCAGAACTGATGAAGGAAATTCCACAGAGTTTAGATGTTTAGACAAACATATCGAACTGTTGCAGGTCTTCTCggagaacagcagagggcagtgtcACACATCACATGCACTTTTTCCTTTGACATTTCTTTTCTGCTCTTTGTTTTATTAACCGTCTACAGAAAAGGATGTTTTCTGATGTTATGATGTTTATTCTCACCCCCCGCCTGCGTTTCTCTAATCCGTGTGCCCCTTCCTGTTTGTCCTGCTCCGTACAGCGTATGCTTGGAGGACCCCTTTCCTCTCTAACCGAATTGCATGCACTGAAGTTCAAGGTAAAATCTCCCCCCGCATGTTAACGTGCTGTTCGGTATGGCCGTCCGGTCATCCTCGCACCCTTTTTGCATCATTAGATTACTAATTCATTCTTTTATCTTTTCGGTTGGCGGGCGTCCAGGTAACGCAACGCTTGCCTCGTTGAGAAACCAAATGAGCTCGAGTGCCGCGTGGCAGAATGGATGCGTTAGCATTTTACTTGCATCCGCGTCTATCGATTGGCCGCTTGTGGCGTGAATCACAATGGATGCTTCGCACGCTCCCTGAAAGTCAAATTAGAAAGATGAAAGGTTTTGAAGAATTTGCATGACTTTGAAAGCGGTGGTTTATAGTGcggatattttttttgtttaagtgaTGCAACACTTTTGATATACCCTACTGTACAGTTCTGATGgttatttaaatttaagtaaATTAGCCTTTGAAATAAGTAGATATGTCCTTGAGTTGGTGGTATAGGTCAGTGTGAGGATCCTTGATGAATGAGATTGCAGTTTTTAGTTTGGAGTTGGGAACGAGCCAAAAAGCAAGACATTgactatttgtttgtttatcacaTCCCGATTCCAGGATAATTGGTATTCTATCTGAACTGGTGCCCCACGTACAAAGTGAGGTTTAGTTCTTTCAGACTGCAAAGATTGGTAGCATTTTAAGAAGTCAAAAGTTGTGTACCACTGTTGGGAACATTTTCGTTTGTGGCTGCATTCAGTTTCAAAATGCGCCCTCTGCAGGCACCTGAGGGAATAgcacacattttccattatCTTCTGTTTTATCCCAATGGCTGCTATTGTTACGGATGTGTACAACAGGGCTGTCATCGAGGGGGGTGACAACTGGAGGctttgacaccccccccccccgatgacAGGTGGGATCGGGGCAGGGGTAGCAATGATCTGTGAGCTTGTGGGAAATATTATTCTCCCAGGTGTTGAgaatataacacattttttgtttcacagaCACCAGCAGTGATTTTTCCCTGTTCGAGGCTCTGCGGGAGACCATTTATTCAGAAGTGGCTTCTCTGATCTCCCAAAACGAGTCCCGGCCCCATTTCCTCATCGAGCTCTTCCACGAGCTGCAGCTGCTCAACACGGACTACCTGCGTCAGAGAGCGCTTTTTGCCTTACAGGTGACTGCCTTAAATCCTGCACGTGCATGTTTAATGGGTCTGTGCGGTGTTTTTGTGGTACCTGTAGGACATAGAGAGCAGGCACTTGCATATTTAATGGATGTGGTGTTTTTGTGTACTATGTAGGACATAATGAGCAGACACTTGCATGTTTAATGGGCCtgtgtggtgtttttgtgtAACCTGTAGGACATAGTGAGTAGGAACTTGCATATTTAATGGATGTGGTGTTTCTGTGCACCCTGTAGGACATAGTGAGCAGGCACTTGTATGTTTAACGGGCCTGTGTGGTGTTTCTGTGCACCCTGTAGGACATAGTGAGCAGGCACTTGACTGAGAAGGACGTGGGGGAGGAGGCGGCTGCGTCTCTAAGCTCTCCTGTCTGGGCTGCCTCCAATTCTGACCTCACGCCCAGCGAGAGCCTGGCCACCAGCGACGGTGTAAGACTGCGCAGCGATTTCAGAATCATCCATAGGAATTACACCACACTGTCTGTGGATGTATCTGTATTAAGTCCTGAATATGTAAACCTGAACACATATGAGTATCTCTGGGGGGTGTGTACATTCATTGTTATTATCATATGCTCTCAGGGGAGTTCTGCATAATGAAAactgttaaatgtttaattgcatacattacattactattTATTAGGGACATATCCTTATCTATTTTATACTCTACACACTGCTCTGAGTTTGCACTGGGGTCACAAAGCTCATGTACAGTGTCATAGGCGGCAGAAGCCCTTGGTCATGAATGATTGAGCCCTGTATGCCAGAATCTGCTGTAATAAACACATTACTGACGGCCCCAGGATTGTACACAACAGTTCTGATGTGTTTTCGGTGGGATCGTAGCCGTTGACCGTGTCCACCCTTCGACCTCAGGACGTCTCTGAGAAGAACGTGGCGAAGGCCCTCTACGCCAGCCGGAGCCTGAACGATGGCGTCGGCTCGCTGGACAACGAGAGCACCCTGTCCACCTCGTCCATCCTGGACCCGTTCGCCAGCGACGACCTGGGTGAGTGAGAGCCGCCGcggtcgccgccgccgccgccgtcacCGCCGCGGTCGCCGGGGTAACGGCGCCTGACGCTCGCTCTCTCCGGTGCAGGGAACACGGTGATTCACTTAGATAAAGCGCTGGCTAGGATCAGGGAGTACGAGCGCATGAAGCTTAGCGagaacgccgccgccgccgccgatcccgcctcctcctcctcctccgctgccGCCGCGGCCGACCCcagtgccgccgccgccgccgccctgccGCCAGGTAACCGCTCCACTAACGCTTGGGCGCTTCCTCCTGCTGGGCTCGCCACGCTGTGCTTTTAGGGGACCGTGTTTCTCTCGCCCGTACACGCtcccacacacgcgcgcgctaaccgctaaccgggCCGTTCGCCTCCCCAGGCCCCTCCGAAGGCCAGAACATCCTCGGCCAGATGTTCTCCGGGGTGCGCTGCCCGCAGATCGACACGCAGCAGCTGGACCGGCAGATCAAGGCCATCATGTCCGAGGTCCTGCCCTTCTTACAGGTCAGAAGAACAGAAATGTGTTATACTGGTTTGTGTCGGTTGAAAATACATGATTCACCGTGATCTTTTTAATTCTGAATAGTCATTGAAGCTAGTTAAATATATATAGCTATGACatagaaaagcaaaacaatatttaaatctttttttaaattaatagatAAAATACATGTTTCTTGTTTACTGACTAGATCGATATCATGCACTCTCATGCCTTGCTCTGTGAgtactgctaatgctaactgaCTGGACAAGCTCACTAATTTTTACATTGCGTTTTGAATGGTCAGTGTCTCCTGGAGAGTGAGCGAGTAGAGTCTAAACTCCACTGTATGAGAGAGAGCGCGTGCGGTTGTGTGTGGTAACGCTGGCCGTGCGTGTCGTTTGTTCAGGAGCACATGGACGACGTGTGCTCCACGCAGCTCCTCACCTCCATCCGGCGCATGGTGATGACCCTGACGCAGCAGAACGACGAGAGCAAGGAGTTCGTCCGCTTCTTCCACAAGCAGCTGGGCAGCATTCTGCAGGTCCGTGCCCCCCGAGTCCT
The nucleotide sequence above comes from Anguilla rostrata isolate EN2019 chromosome 7, ASM1855537v3, whole genome shotgun sequence. Encoded proteins:
- the LOC135260011 gene encoding pericentriolar material 1 protein-like isoform X8; its protein translation is MATGGPPFDCADEQELPNWTVGNGSLEDRLNNMDWDVPQKKANRSSEKNKKKFSTVVESRLTNDISPESTPGAGRRRARTPHSYPQTKYTSQMSVPEQAELDRLKQRINFTDLDERSIGSDSQGRVTAANNQRQVSENKKAFNFLPLHVNTNKSRELAAAAGGEDSKKQGAGRDIFSGVPRKDALHGEWASLFEDGTGEPGIDSSQVVSRLVQIREYISMACCMRDDLVEKNDIPANVEHLTQLIDHLKEQEKSCLKFLQKLLARENDEDDIRTIDSAVGSGSVAESTSLNIEVHSGASDTTGRDPHGEAREELENLRKQHDLLKRMLQQQEQLRALQGRQAALLAMQQKAEQAIAVMDDTVVTETTGSVSGISITSELNEELNDLIQRFHNQLHDSQTKAVPDNRRQAQSLSLTREVSSSRNPPGGDPASLPCAQLTKLQELQDKKQTVDKILAELRMLRDHALYKHPCQSAQAPSQRSGSGAAASRSANGRGAPRPDPAAPQHGPETDGNPAQKLKKLKEVHKRLNELRELVHYYEQTSDMMVDTVNENVKDEETEDDSIFEPMFDSEQENLEPVTNIRNPQRPGNWTDMNSLTGAHGNGNQDGRLNTNREINNRSAANLRSFNIPSAIERRYDRGGRSRGGAEAESSEEEGAESEERPRGQRRPGGGGSGSSGDSRRSSREEDPEFLQKVERLRSAKEKLRHLQQLVAMVQSDDTDETTANASSVAEDEDGVNQRPNNTRAAGSKPQKDLALTEKEREKFYESKLKQQQQELKHLHDERQRLMDIKGEIQDLHWACSDLQNPAPTSQAPAATSTPAANARGAALNRTVEPTATAAPDNQLWAEMHRHQILREHLRQRRKHLESLMEEHQRRSVLSEPPQEEHQRCSVLSDPPQEEHHRRHVLSDPPMEEHQRRSVLNEPPQEGPGPTQQAPQRPATDERMMAAWGGSSPGMLDEYEDDVMMGVEPGLEEEEEADSSSSEELPSYSSRKRRSLSTRKSQDRSLQTSNPRSASRSDRPSPRSQQEQRSMSRSMSRRRQENPRWASELSFLEEKQHWQEQIARLQKQLDFSTSVCQTLMQDQQALSYILPSLMTAPYSMLPGNVGSPQVHVVMHQLNQCYAQLAWQQSNVQRLKQVLNDLQRQQQQQSQPAEQSTNQEPSPAFSPLASPPPLNTINLPGLGNCSYLSPGFSYSPLFPPGVGEFYQNLGAQDSGSPRPGDPGGSASATPEGVGFPQPFESWSAGGDKRNRTKTEGGGCADRADGRAGTDPAPPGMAGTGGQTQRPGARPQPPRVLGGRRVEEGTLGGVPDPSDPATVAKTFRSKKASAQALLASKDKTSKVLNRKRRGKALGRKPGVVSGSVSSASDYSRGKGPQSRETERPESILDKLTKEKLGSKPTAQKSKELSSDTSSDFSLFEALRETIYSEVASLISQNESRPHFLIELFHELQLLNTDYLRQRALFALQDIVSRHLTEKDVGEEAAASLSSPVWAASNSDLTPSESLATSDGDVSEKNVAKALYASRSLNDGVGSLDNESTLSTSSILDPFASDDLGNTVIHLDKALARIREYERMKLSENAAAAADPASSSSSAAAAADPSAAAAAALPPGPSEGQNILGQMFSGVRCPQIDTQQLDRQIKAIMSEVLPFLQEHMDDVCSTQLLTSIRRMVMTLTQQNDESKEFVRFFHKQLGSILQESLSRFCGRPLRECGEDLLVAISETLFNELAFFRLMQDLDGPRRRFRKRANAMIIKNPPEAWEKKLREAQPFSAGFHDEDKDRDDTEKGNVANAPKTQDGPSGDASEREEEDEEDDDSEGLPLSIHLSKAETQPLTNYGSGEDENEDEELEEFEAGPVDVQTSMQASSEPAGQQEQKRNGAQADARRDAELGDGSAGCSDVTGGGAESAEEERGGRSERGGPALTASAPVPEATPTSSPNTDSPVMINEDVDDTENLTSKSDEDDFVKVEDLPLQLAVLSEEELKRTAEEQQPNRVSPGEPGDLLGNTQTVKEPETVGAQSA